Proteins encoded together in one Lutra lutra chromosome 4, mLutLut1.2, whole genome shotgun sequence window:
- the JUN gene encoding transcription factor Jun encodes MTAKMETTFYDDALNASFLQSESGAYGYSNPKILKQSMTLNLADPVGSLKPHLRAKNSDLLTSPDVGLLKLASPELERLIIQSSNGHITTTPTPTQFLCPKNVTDEQEGFAEGFVRALAELHSQNTLPSVTSAAQPVSGAGMVAPAVASAAGGSGSGGFSASLHSEPPVYANLSNFNPGALSSGGGAPSYGAAGLAFPAQPQQQQQPPQPPHHLPQQLPVQHPRLQALKEEPQTVPEMPGETPPLSPIDMESQERIKAERKRMRNRIAASKCRKRKLERIARLEEKVKTLKAQNSELASTANMLREQVAQLKQKVMNHVNSGCQLMLTQQLQTF; translated from the coding sequence ATGACTGCAAAGATGGAAACGACCTTCTACGACGATGCCCTGAACGCCTCGTTCCTCCAGTCCGAGAGCGGCGCCTACGGCTACAGTAACCCCAAGATCCTGAAACAGAGCATGACCCTGAACCTGGCAGACCCGGTGGGCAGCCTGAAACCGCACCTCCGGGCCAAGAACTCGGACCTCCTCACCTCGCCCGACGTGGGGCTGCTCAAGCTGGCCTCGCCCGAGCTGGAGCGCCTGATAATCCAGTCCAGCAACGGGCACATCACCACCACACCGACCCCCACGCAGTTCCTGTGCCCCAAGAACGTGACAGACGAGCAGGAGGGCTTCGCCGAGGGTTTCGTGCGCGCCCTGGCCGAACTGCACAGCCAGAACACGCTGCCCAGCGTCACGTCGGCGGCTCAGCCGGTCAGCGGGGCGGGCATGGTGGCTCCGGCGGTGGCTTCGGCGGCGGGTggcagcggcagcggcggctTCAGTGCCAGCCTGCACAGCGAGCCGCCGGTCTACGCCAACCTCAGCAACTTCAACCCGGGCGCGCTGAGCAGCGGCGGCGGGGCGCCCTCCTACGGCGCGGCCGGCCTGGCCTTCCCCGctcagccccagcagcagcagcagcccccgCAGCCGCCGCACCACCTGCCCCAGCAGCTCCCGGTGCAGCACCCGCGGCTGCAGGCCTTGAAGGAGGAGCCGCAGACGGTGCCCGAGATGCCCGGGGAAACGCCGCCCCTGTCCCCCATCGACATGGAGTCGCAGGAGAGGATCAAGGCAGAGAGGAAGCGCATGAGGAACCGCATAGCTGCCTCCAAGTGCCGGAAAAGGAAGCTGGAGAGGATCGCCCGGCTGGAGGAAAAAGTGAAAACCTTGAAAGCGCAGAACTCGGAGCTGGCGTCCACGGCCAACATGCTCAGGGAACAGGTGGCACAGCTTAAACAGAAAGTCATGAACCACGTTAACAGTGGGTGCCAACTCATGCTAACGCAGCAGTTGCAAACGTTTTGA